One genomic segment of Oncorhynchus nerka isolate Pitt River linkage group LG16, Oner_Uvic_2.0, whole genome shotgun sequence includes these proteins:
- the pcgf5b gene encoding polycomb group RING finger protein 5-B isoform X2: protein MTSPRKHLVKDFNHFITCYVCKGYLIKPTTVTECLHTFCKSCIVQHFEDSNDCPKCGIQVHETNPLEMLRLDNTLEEIIFKLVPGLREKEQQQEIEFWRSRKSKENGEDGPRSKRSRLDAENDDGGDGDYHRSDPQIAICLDCLRNSSLVEENIVRGLMKKFIRCSTRVTVGTIKKFLSLKLKLPSSYELDVLCNGEIMGKDHTMEFIYMTRWRLRGETDYPMVLEYRPRIDFG, encoded by the exons ATGACCTCGCCGAGAAAGCACCTGGTCAAGGATTTCAACCACTTTATCACATGCTACGTATGTAAAGGATACCTGATCAAGCCCACCACGGTGACTGAGTGCCTGCACACCT TTTGTAAAAGCTGCATCGTCCAACACTTTGAAGACAGCAACGACTGCCCCAAATGTGGCATTCAAGTCCACGAAACCAACCCTCTGGAGATGTTAAG GTTGGACAACACTTTAGAGGAAATCATTTTCAAACTCGTGCCTGGGCTGAGAGAAA AGGAACAACAGCAGGAGATTGAGTTCTGGAGGAGTCGAAAGTCGAAGGAGAACGGAGAAG ATGGCCCCCGATCAAAGAGGTCTAGGCTGGATGCCGAGAATGATGACGGTGGAGATGGAGACTACCACAGGAGTGACCCTCAGATAGCCATCTGTCTGGATTGTCTACGCAACAGCAGTCTGGTGGAAGAGAACATTGTGAGG GGTTTAATGAAGAAATTTATACGCTGCTCGACTCGAGTGACAGTCGGAACAATCAAGAAGTTTCTCAGCTTGAAGTTAAAGCTTCCAAGTTCTTATGAG CTAGACGTCCTATGCAACGGGGAGATCATGGGAAAAGACCACACCATGGAGTTCATCTACATGACGCGGTGGAGACTTCGCGGTGAAACC
- the pcgf5b gene encoding polycomb group RING finger protein 5-B isoform X1 has translation MTSPRKHLVKDFNHFITCYVCKGYLIKPTTVTECLHTFCKSCIVQHFEDSNDCPKCGIQVHETNPLEMLRLDNTLEEIIFKLVPGLREKEQQQEIEFWRSRKSKENGEEDGPRSKRSRLDAENDDGGDGDYHRSDPQIAICLDCLRNSSLVEENIVRGLMKKFIRCSTRVTVGTIKKFLSLKLKLPSSYELDVLCNGEIMGKDHTMEFIYMTRWRLRGETDYPMVLEYRPRIDFG, from the exons ATGACCTCGCCGAGAAAGCACCTGGTCAAGGATTTCAACCACTTTATCACATGCTACGTATGTAAAGGATACCTGATCAAGCCCACCACGGTGACTGAGTGCCTGCACACCT TTTGTAAAAGCTGCATCGTCCAACACTTTGAAGACAGCAACGACTGCCCCAAATGTGGCATTCAAGTCCACGAAACCAACCCTCTGGAGATGTTAAG GTTGGACAACACTTTAGAGGAAATCATTTTCAAACTCGTGCCTGGGCTGAGAGAAA AGGAACAACAGCAGGAGATTGAGTTCTGGAGGAGTCGAAAGTCGAAGGAGAACGGAGAAG AAGATGGCCCCCGATCAAAGAGGTCTAGGCTGGATGCCGAGAATGATGACGGTGGAGATGGAGACTACCACAGGAGTGACCCTCAGATAGCCATCTGTCTGGATTGTCTACGCAACAGCAGTCTGGTGGAAGAGAACATTGTGAGG GGTTTAATGAAGAAATTTATACGCTGCTCGACTCGAGTGACAGTCGGAACAATCAAGAAGTTTCTCAGCTTGAAGTTAAAGCTTCCAAGTTCTTATGAG CTAGACGTCCTATGCAACGGGGAGATCATGGGAAAAGACCACACCATGGAGTTCATCTACATGACGCGGTGGAGACTTCGCGGTGAAACC
- the LOC115144041 gene encoding ankyrin repeat domain-containing protein 1-like yields the protein MMMGILRVQEMVSGKKCEGKESRDVQSSEGEYETSINQEKQEDLRSHKDSLADTDAPMNLNVDKSGHLRLETIDDLQIMLQLRMSRKRARRVQVRKPPPAPETVPYYVDEVDFFKACEENKLPLIERYLETSGDVNACDNFRRTGLHRACTQGHVDVVKRLLEAGALIENKDKLDTTAVHCACRGGSMLVLEVLLNHDGSFSARDKLRSTPLHVAVRTGHYECAEHLVHCGADINAKDREGDTPMHDAVRLNRFKIIQLLLLHGANPKLKNCEGKSTLDSTLEWQSGAKSILSSFKDDAKTPVK from the exons ATGATGATGGGTATTCTACGAGTACAAGAGATG GTTTCCGGCAAGAAATGTGAGGGCAAAGAATCCAGAGATGTGCAGTCTTCAGAGGGAGAATACGAGACATCCATCAACCAGGAGAAACAAGAGGACCTGAGATCTCACAAGGACAGCCTGGCTGACACCGATGCCCCCATGAATTTAAAT GTAGACAAATCTGGCCATCTGCGGTTAGAGACAATTGATGACCTCCAGATTATGCTGCAACTGAGGATgtcgagaaagagagcgagaagagtACAAGTTCGCAAGCCACCACCCGCACCCGAGACTGTG cCTTACTATGTGGATGAGGTGGACTTTTTCAAGGCCTGCGAGGAGAACAAACTGCCATTGATCGAGAGGTATCTGGAAACATCAGGAGACGTCAATGCTTGTGACAAT TTCAGACGTACAGGCCTGCACAGAGCTTGCACACAGGGACATGTGGACGTTGTGAAGAGGCTACTGGAGGCTGGAGCATTAATTGAGAACAAAGACaag CTGGATACCACTGCTGTCCATTGTGCCTGCCGAGGAGGAAGCATGCTTGTGTTAGAAGTGCTGCTCAACCACGATGGCAGCTTCTCTGCCAGGGATAAG CTACGCAGCACTCCCCTTCACGTTGCAGTGAGAACCGGACACTATGAATGCGCTGAACATCTCGTCCACTGTGGAGCGGACATCAATGCCAAAGACAGA GAAGGAGATACCCCCATGCACGATGCAGTAAGACTGAACAGATTCAAAATCATCCAACTACTTCTGCTTCATGGAGCCAATCCAAAACTCAAGAATTGC GAGGGGAAGTCAACATTGGATAGCACTCTGGAGTGGCAGAGTGGGGCTAAATCCATTCTCAGCAGCTTCAAGGATGATGCAAAAACTCCAGTCAAGTAA
- the LOC115144043 gene encoding ribonuclease P protein subunit p30-like, protein MAVFIDLNISYTTDNKRLQSLIETAAHLGYSTVAINYVVDLEQNKQEIGKPKCVSELFETFPIVQGKSRPIKVLNRLTVVASRAAHFVSPIHSRSLSILRSQPTVELSTYMEVHILPFTHCWSSWGLLKTALGIVHSMKNEQPLTERQEKEDVPVSKRAKIEMAQ, encoded by the exons ATGGCTGTGTTCATTGATTTGAATATTAGCTACACAACCGACAATAAACGACTTCAGAGTCTTATTGAAACAGCAGCTCATC TTGGATACTCCACAGTTGCCATCAATTATGTGGTTGATTTGGAACAAAATAAGCAG GAAATTGGCAAACCGAAGTGTGTCTCCGAGCTGTTTGAAACATTTCCCATAGTGCAG GGTAAATCCAGACCAATCAAGGTGTTG AACCGACTGACAGTTGTGGCCTCAAGGGCAGCACACTTTGTAAGTCCAATACACAGTAGAAGTTTGAGCATTTTGCGATCTCAACCAACTGTCGAGCTGTCCACTTACATGGAGGTACATATACTGCCATTTACACATTGCTGGAGCAGTTG GGGCCTACT AAAGACTGCCTTGGGGATAGTACACTCTATGAAGAATGAGCAGCCGTTGACTGAGAGACAGGAGAAAGAGGATGTTCCAGTGTCAAAGAGGGCTAAGATTGAGATGGCGCAGTAG